The sequence below is a genomic window from Thalassomonas haliotis.
GAGAAAAGTTTACACCGTCCAGCGCAGTTCCCGGTTAATCGCTTGATTAATAAAAGTACTTTTTTCAGCCGTATCTCTTCCCGCCAAAACAGCTTTTTTCTTTAAGATGAAAAGTCGGCTTGCCCTTGCGTATCGGCACTTTTCCCCGTATGCTACGCGGCTTTTTTGCAAACCGGAGAGGAAAAAATGTTAGGTTTTGATTACGGTACTTCAAACTGCGCCCTGGGGATCATGTCGGGTGACAAACCTGAGCTCATCTCATTAGCCGATCACGGCACCTATATGCCTTCCTCCTTATACGCCCCCAGCAGGGACGTGATTGTTAACTGGTTACAGCAACAATTATGCCCGGGTGCGAAAACAGAGTTTGCCGCTTTAAGACGGTTCCAGCTACAAAAAGGCCAGAGCATGTTGCGCGAACTGGCGCTGGATGATATTCCCGGCGATTTGTTTTTCGGCAAACAGGCACTTAACCGCTACCTCGAAGATCCGTCGGAAGGCTATTATATAAAATCCCCTAAATCTTTCCTCGGCGCCAGCGGCCTCAAACCCCAGCAAATTGCCCTGTTCGAAGATATCGTTGCCGCTATGATGGCCCATGTTAAGCAATTGGCAGAGCAGACATTACAGCAGGACTTGCACCAGGTGGTGATCGGTCGTCCGGTAAATTTCCAGGGGTTAAAAGGTGAAGAAAGCAATAAACAGGCAATTGACGTACTGACCAATGCCGCCAGGCGGGTCGGTTACCGGGATATAGAATTCCAGTTCGAACCCATTGCCGCCGGGTTTGAGTTTGAGGCCAGCCTTAACCGGGAAACCCGGGTATTAGTGGTGGATATCGGCGGCGGCACCACAGACATCTCTATGCAGCTTATGGGACCGGAGCTGATGCCAAGCCTGGACAGGAGTCCGCACTTACTCGGCCACAGCGGACAGCGTATCGGCGGGAATGATTTTGATATCCAGCTGGCCCTTAAGGGCATAATGCCGGAGCTGGGCATGGACAGCTTACTGAAAACAGGCAAACCTATGCCGGTCAACAGCTACCGTGAAGCCGTGGCCATCAATAATATCAATGCCCAGACAGAGTTTTACAGTGCCGCCAACGGCCGTTTGCTGCAACAGCTTAAACGCGATGCCGAGCAACCTGAGCGGGTAGAGTACTTAGTAAAGGTACATCAGGAAAAACTCAGTTACCAGCTGGTCAACAGCGCCGAACAGGCAAAAATTGCCCTGAGCGACAGTGATAGCGGCAAAATTTCGCTGGACTATCTCGATAATCGGAACAGGGATATGACAGCTGATGTTAACCGGCAACTGCTGCTCGACGCCGCCACCCGGGAATTAACCAGCATCAGCGAGTTGATGCAAGATACTGTGTTACAGGCCGGTTGTCAGCCGGATGCCATTTTTGTCACCGGCGGTACGGCAAAATCTCCGGTATTAAGAGAATATTTACAAGCCCAGTATCCCGACAGCCAGTTTATTGTCGGCGATAACTTTGGCAGCGTGACCGCCGGCCTTACCCGCTGGTCCCGGAGAATATTCGCTTAAACCAAGCCCCTATCAGCCAAAAAGCTTCCCCTGTAGCATTTAGGGGGAAGCTAACCTGCCATTTGCCACTGCCCTGAAAGCGGCAACACTCCCCCTTTGCCCGGCTGAATTGTTAATATTTCGTTTTTTATTAGTAACAAAGATGAGACGAAAAAACATACCAATATTGTTTCCTTTCCATACACATTTTACAATTGCTAACATTTTCATAAGCTTAAACACTAGCACCTTAGGTACGAAACATTTAGTATGCGCCTGTGATTTT
It includes:
- the yegD gene encoding molecular chaperone gives rise to the protein MLGFDYGTSNCALGIMSGDKPELISLADHGTYMPSSLYAPSRDVIVNWLQQQLCPGAKTEFAALRRFQLQKGQSMLRELALDDIPGDLFFGKQALNRYLEDPSEGYYIKSPKSFLGASGLKPQQIALFEDIVAAMMAHVKQLAEQTLQQDLHQVVIGRPVNFQGLKGEESNKQAIDVLTNAARRVGYRDIEFQFEPIAAGFEFEASLNRETRVLVVDIGGGTTDISMQLMGPELMPSLDRSPHLLGHSGQRIGGNDFDIQLALKGIMPELGMDSLLKTGKPMPVNSYREAVAINNINAQTEFYSAANGRLLQQLKRDAEQPERVEYLVKVHQEKLSYQLVNSAEQAKIALSDSDSGKISLDYLDNRNRDMTADVNRQLLLDAATRELTSISELMQDTVLQAGCQPDAIFVTGGTAKSPVLREYLQAQYPDSQFIVGDNFGSVTAGLTRWSRRIFA